A region from the Cystobacter ferrugineus genome encodes:
- a CDS encoding response regulator, with amino-acid sequence MLPACASVLVVEAQLDVLEAIQAALEFDGYGVAAVIGARGALEALERMGRPGLVLLDETLPEMERARLIRFIRQEPALRSVPIVLLSVDEHIRLPEVQAVLRKPFNLDRLYTVVRTYCETRREVEEGPARTASAEASGPEDEVGAAGRRRGVQT; translated from the coding sequence ATGCTTCCTGCCTGCGCATCCGTGCTCGTGGTCGAAGCCCAGCTCGACGTGCTCGAGGCCATCCAGGCGGCCTTGGAGTTCGACGGGTATGGGGTGGCCGCGGTGATTGGCGCGAGGGGCGCGCTCGAGGCGCTGGAGCGGATGGGGCGGCCGGGGCTCGTCTTGTTGGACGAGACGTTGCCGGAGATGGAACGCGCGCGGCTCATCCGGTTCATCCGCCAGGAGCCGGCGCTGCGCTCGGTGCCCATCGTCCTGCTGTCCGTGGACGAGCACATCCGCCTTCCGGAGGTGCAGGCGGTGCTGCGCAAGCCCTTCAACCTCGACCGGCTGTACACCGTCGTGAGGACGTACTGCGAGACGCGGCGGGAGGTGGAGGAGGGCCCCGCGCGTACCGCGTCCGCCGAGGCCTCGGGGCCCGAGGACGAGGTGGGAGCGGCGGGGCGGCGGCGGGGCGTCCAGACGTAG
- a CDS encoding cation:proton antiporter, with the protein MHAFTLSAVGLLIVQFIVIIGLSRLLGRAGRWLGQPLVIAEVLAGILLGPSLLGWLWPSAMDTLFPVSSMPVLKMLSQVGLILFMFLIGLELDPRLLKGRGHASVVISHTSIVVPFALGAGAALWFYPRLSDPSVPFSSFVLFMGVAMSITAFPVLARILTERRLMQSKVGALAITCAAVDDVTAWCLLAFVVSIVRATNLAEAAITTLVALGYIAFMMGAVRPFLARLGARVASREGLNQNVMALTLMMLLASSFATELIGIHALFGAFLFGAIIPKEGGLAEALAEKLEDVAVVLLLPLFFAFSGLRTQIGLLNTTDHWLMCGLIILLACLGKFGGSAVAARLTGSNWREAGAIGILMNTRGLMELIVLNLGLDLGVISPTLFTMMVVMALVTTFLTTPLLRVIYPPEQIALERAVTPPPLTLPTVQPFTLLMCVSHGQAGAGMVTLGRALTGGEAPGALYALHLIPPTERASFHLKHTPEPHVEQRAGEEGPMAALLTRARRTGLEVRPLSFVSAEPGLDICRTAEAKRADLIVLGWHKPLFGQTVLGGTVHEVMSEAASDVAVLVDRGLENVRRVLVPYSGSRHDRAALGLARRLLKCAGAEVTILHVTSPTPQPGRTPARLLVDELFPGASSQVHLKVVAHASPEDAVLAEAAHGYDLMVVGVGAEWGLEGHLFGLQRERLVRDSNLSLLVVRQPKPAEKPAAETTPLTGTNAPPAEPLRAGGGAS; encoded by the coding sequence GTGCACGCCTTTACCCTCAGTGCGGTCGGTCTGCTCATCGTCCAGTTCATCGTCATCATCGGCCTGTCGCGGCTGCTGGGGCGGGCGGGGCGGTGGCTGGGCCAGCCGCTGGTGATCGCCGAAGTGCTGGCCGGCATCCTCCTGGGCCCATCGCTGCTCGGGTGGCTGTGGCCCTCGGCCATGGACACGCTGTTTCCGGTCAGCTCGATGCCGGTGCTCAAGATGCTCAGCCAGGTCGGGCTCATCCTCTTCATGTTCCTCATCGGACTGGAGCTGGATCCGCGGCTGCTCAAGGGGAGGGGCCATGCCTCGGTGGTCATCAGCCACACGAGCATCGTGGTGCCCTTCGCGCTGGGCGCGGGAGCGGCGCTGTGGTTCTACCCGCGGCTGAGCGACCCGTCGGTGCCCTTCAGCTCGTTCGTGCTCTTCATGGGCGTGGCGATGAGCATCACGGCGTTTCCGGTGCTCGCGCGCATCCTCACCGAACGGCGGCTGATGCAGTCGAAGGTGGGCGCGCTCGCCATCACCTGCGCGGCGGTGGACGACGTGACGGCGTGGTGCCTGCTCGCCTTCGTCGTCTCCATCGTGCGGGCCACGAACCTCGCCGAGGCGGCGATCACGACGCTCGTCGCGCTCGGCTACATCGCCTTCATGATGGGCGCGGTGCGGCCCTTCCTCGCCCGGCTGGGCGCGCGCGTGGCCAGCCGCGAGGGGCTCAACCAGAACGTGATGGCGCTCACGCTGATGATGCTGCTCGCCTCGAGCTTCGCCACGGAGCTCATCGGCATCCACGCGCTCTTCGGCGCCTTCCTCTTCGGCGCCATCATCCCCAAGGAGGGAGGCCTGGCCGAGGCGCTCGCGGAGAAGCTGGAGGACGTGGCGGTGGTGCTGCTCCTGCCGCTCTTCTTCGCCTTCAGCGGCCTGCGCACGCAGATCGGCCTGCTCAACACCACCGACCACTGGCTCATGTGCGGCCTCATCATCCTCCTGGCGTGCCTGGGCAAGTTCGGCGGCAGCGCGGTGGCGGCCCGGCTGACGGGCTCGAACTGGCGCGAGGCGGGTGCCATCGGCATCCTGATGAACACGCGCGGGCTGATGGAGCTCATCGTGCTCAACCTCGGCCTGGACCTGGGCGTCATCTCGCCCACGCTCTTCACGATGATGGTGGTGATGGCGCTGGTGACCACGTTCCTCACCACGCCGCTCTTGCGCGTCATCTATCCGCCGGAGCAGATCGCCCTGGAGCGCGCCGTCACGCCTCCGCCGCTGACGCTGCCCACCGTGCAGCCCTTCACCCTGCTCATGTGCGTGTCGCATGGCCAGGCGGGCGCGGGCATGGTGACGCTCGGACGGGCACTCACCGGCGGAGAGGCGCCTGGCGCGCTCTACGCCCTGCACCTCATTCCCCCCACCGAGCGCGCCTCCTTCCACCTGAAGCACACGCCGGAGCCCCACGTGGAGCAACGCGCGGGGGAGGAGGGCCCCATGGCGGCGCTGCTCACGCGCGCGCGGCGCACGGGCCTGGAGGTGCGTCCGCTGTCCTTCGTGTCCGCCGAGCCCGGGCTCGACATCTGCCGCACCGCCGAGGCCAAGCGCGCCGACCTCATCGTGCTCGGCTGGCACAAGCCGCTCTTCGGCCAGACGGTGCTCGGTGGCACCGTGCACGAGGTGATGAGCGAGGCGGCCTCGGACGTGGCGGTGCTGGTGGACCGGGGCCTGGAGAACGTGCGCCGGGTGTTGGTGCCCTACAGCGGCAGCCGGCATGACCGGGCCGCGCTGGGGCTGGCGCGGCGGCTGCTCAAGTGCGCGGGCGCGGAAGTGACGATCCTCCACGTGACGTCGCCCACGCCGCAGCCGGGCCGCACGCCCGCGCGGCTGCTCGTCGACGAGCTCTTCCCCGGGGCCTCCAGCCAGGTGCACCTCAAGGTGGTGGCGCACGCCTCGCCCGAGGACGCCGTGCTGGCCGAGGCCGCCCACGGCTACGACTTGATGGTGGTGGGCGTGGGCGCGGAGTGGGGCCTGGAGGGCCACCTCTTCGGCCTGCAGCGCGAGCGGCTCGTGCGTGACTCCAACCTGTCGCTGCTCGTCGTGCGCCAGCCGAAGCCCGCCGAGAAGCCCGCCGCCGAGACCACCCCCCTGACCGGCACCAACGCCCCGCCGGCCGAGCCCCTGCGGGCTGGCGGCGGTGCCTCCTGA
- a CDS encoding methyl-accepting chemotaxis protein: MSIGKKIALGFGLSLLALLAVASVAYQGAEQITQTTALLLESREQARLMREVIANLVDTETGQRGFLLTGDTSYLEPYNQARKNLDANISELRDYLRDEPMQQTRLARLEPLVNNKLAELARTISLRQQGKTDAGLEVVRSGQGKEDMDNIRRLLDEMLRIEDQRWVDNERQAKQSAQRSIWVLAVGTLLGFLIVSLGSWFITRSITGPMDKLVAGADQIGRGNFAHRIDVVNDDETGELATAFNTMAERRQQAEALLAKQAAEREHTLRTVAEFVNQLAGTTSEILVSTTQQVAGAQEQGSAVAETVSTVEEIAQTSEEAAGRARTVSESARHAEEVGRNGRRAVDEAVTSMVAVREQVESIASRILALAEQAQAIGDIITTVNDISEQTHMLALNASIEASRAGEHGRGFAVVAAEVKALADQSKKATAQVRQILGQIQKATQGAVMTTEEGTKSVVTATRVVSQAGSTIQTLGDLLGQASLTAAQISASANQQATGIGQIRQAMRDVSQATQQTLTSTRQTERAMQDLNGMGQKLKGLLSGYGRAA; the protein is encoded by the coding sequence ATGAGCATCGGGAAGAAGATCGCCCTCGGCTTCGGCCTGTCGCTGCTGGCGCTGCTCGCCGTGGCCTCGGTGGCCTATCAGGGCGCGGAGCAGATCACCCAGACGACGGCCCTGCTGCTCGAGAGCCGCGAACAAGCCCGCCTCATGCGCGAGGTCATCGCCAACCTGGTGGACACCGAGACGGGCCAGCGCGGCTTCCTGCTCACCGGAGACACCAGCTACCTGGAGCCCTACAACCAGGCGCGCAAGAACCTGGACGCCAACATCTCCGAACTGCGCGACTACCTGCGCGACGAGCCCATGCAGCAGACCCGGCTCGCCCGGCTCGAGCCCCTGGTGAACAACAAGCTCGCGGAGCTGGCCAGGACGATCAGCCTGCGCCAGCAGGGCAAAACCGACGCGGGGCTCGAGGTCGTGCGCTCCGGCCAGGGCAAGGAGGACATGGACAACATCCGGCGGCTGCTCGACGAGATGTTGCGCATCGAGGATCAACGCTGGGTGGACAACGAGCGGCAGGCGAAGCAGAGCGCCCAGCGCAGCATCTGGGTGCTGGCGGTGGGCACGCTCCTCGGCTTCCTCATCGTCAGCCTGGGCAGTTGGTTCATCACCCGGAGCATCACCGGCCCGATGGACAAGCTGGTGGCGGGCGCGGATCAGATCGGCCGCGGCAACTTCGCCCACCGCATCGACGTGGTGAACGACGACGAGACGGGGGAGCTGGCCACCGCCTTCAACACCATGGCCGAGCGGCGCCAGCAGGCCGAGGCGCTGCTGGCCAAACAGGCCGCGGAGCGCGAGCACACCCTGCGGACGGTGGCCGAGTTCGTCAACCAGCTCGCGGGCACCACGTCGGAAATCCTGGTGAGCACCACGCAGCAGGTGGCCGGCGCCCAGGAGCAGGGCAGCGCGGTGGCCGAGACGGTGAGCACCGTCGAGGAGATCGCCCAGACGTCCGAGGAGGCCGCGGGGCGCGCGCGCACGGTGAGCGAGTCGGCGCGCCATGCCGAGGAGGTGGGCCGCAATGGCCGGCGCGCGGTGGACGAGGCGGTGACGTCCATGGTCGCCGTGCGCGAGCAGGTGGAGTCCATCGCCTCGCGCATCCTCGCCCTGGCCGAGCAGGCCCAGGCCATCGGCGACATCATCACCACCGTCAACGACATCTCCGAGCAGACGCACATGCTCGCCCTCAATGCCTCCATCGAGGCCAGCCGCGCCGGAGAGCACGGCCGGGGCTTCGCCGTGGTGGCCGCCGAGGTGAAGGCGCTCGCGGACCAGTCCAAGAAGGCCACCGCCCAGGTGCGGCAGATATTGGGGCAGATCCAGAAGGCCACCCAGGGCGCGGTGATGACCACGGAGGAGGGCACCAAGAGCGTCGTGACCGCCACGCGCGTGGTGTCTCAAGCGGGCAGCACCATCCAGACACTGGGGGATTTGCTCGGCCAGGCCTCGCTCACCGCCGCGCAGATCTCCGCCTCCGCCAACCAGCAGGCCACCGGCATCGGGCAGATCCGCCAGGCCATGCGCGACGTGAGCCAGGCCACCCAGCAGACGCTCACCAGCACCCGGCAGACCGAGCGCGCCATGCAGGACCTCAACGGAATGGGCCAGAAGCTCAAGGGCCTGCTGAGCGGGTACGGACGCGCCGCATGA
- a CDS encoding chemotaxis protein CheW — protein sequence MPDDEYMKRRGLDWSAAYQTLGRLAASAEASLQPDPEQELAVLDERARQLARTATPTAAPGHQLELILFHVDEQDYALETRFVREVLRTSEQRVLLPGAPPQLRGVTLLHGEVLAVVELAPLFGRPAPTQHGPVLVLGPSRAELGLRVDRVEEVFSLTRDALLPPPAALNGQERTLVSGITREGLIVLEGDALLGDGRLFFDLSEERVT from the coding sequence ATGCCTGACGACGAGTACATGAAGCGGCGCGGGCTGGACTGGAGCGCGGCCTACCAGACGTTGGGGCGGCTCGCCGCCTCGGCCGAAGCCTCGCTCCAGCCCGATCCCGAGCAGGAGCTGGCGGTGCTCGACGAGCGCGCGCGGCAGCTCGCCCGCACCGCCACGCCCACGGCCGCGCCGGGCCACCAGCTCGAGCTCATCCTCTTCCACGTGGATGAGCAGGACTACGCGCTGGAGACGCGCTTCGTGCGCGAGGTGTTGCGTACCTCGGAGCAGCGCGTGCTCCTGCCCGGCGCGCCCCCGCAACTGCGCGGGGTCACCCTGCTGCACGGCGAGGTGCTCGCGGTGGTGGAGCTGGCGCCCCTGTTCGGCCGGCCCGCCCCCACCCAACACGGCCCCGTGCTGGTGTTGGGCCCGAGCCGCGCGGAGCTGGGCCTGCGCGTCGACCGCGTGGAGGAGGTGTTCTCGCTCACCCGTGACGCGCTCCTGCCACCTCCCGCGGCGCTGAATGGACAGGAGCGAACGCTCGTGTCGGGCATCACCCGCGAGGGGCTCATCGTGCTGGAGGGGGACGCGCTCTTGGGCGATGGTCGCCTCTTCTTCGACCTCTCCGAGGAAAGGGTTACATGA
- a CDS encoding helix-turn-helix domain-containing protein, with translation MHPGATLRLLRVDAGLSLRDLARRIGVSSAYLSRVENGVDAVPTPERLAAIARELDVPPTLLMDVAHRLSPFVANYLEEVPGATALLMDISRRRLTSEQLLRVRAFLDAEFPAPAPWPDAPAPGLGPVLTPGRMVLRLTCSALEDALDVAAGRLAADLPGVSASRLVAELRRREAEASNAVGNGVAVPHAFVENTPPLAALVTLAQPLPDETPDGVPLRLLVVLVDGEQRTHRLMRLAHVARLASHGLAARLSDAEQPAQVQTRLAELESLR, from the coding sequence ATGCACCCAGGAGCCACCCTCCGTTTGTTGCGAGTGGACGCGGGCCTGAGCCTGCGCGACCTGGCGCGCCGTATCGGCGTGTCCAGCGCCTACCTGAGCCGCGTGGAGAACGGCGTGGACGCGGTGCCCACGCCCGAGCGGCTCGCCGCCATCGCCCGTGAGCTGGACGTGCCCCCCACGCTGCTCATGGACGTGGCGCACCGGCTCAGCCCCTTCGTGGCCAACTACCTGGAGGAGGTGCCCGGCGCCACCGCGCTCCTGATGGACATCTCCCGCCGGCGCCTCACCTCCGAGCAGTTGCTGCGCGTCCGGGCCTTCCTGGACGCGGAGTTTCCCGCCCCCGCGCCCTGGCCGGACGCGCCCGCGCCGGGACTGGGCCCGGTGCTCACCCCCGGCCGCATGGTGCTGCGCCTGACGTGCTCCGCGCTGGAGGACGCGCTGGACGTGGCGGCGGGGCGGCTCGCCGCGGATCTACCCGGGGTGAGCGCGTCCCGGCTCGTGGCGGAGCTGCGGCGGCGCGAGGCCGAGGCCTCCAACGCCGTGGGCAACGGGGTGGCCGTGCCCCATGCCTTCGTGGAGAACACCCCGCCGCTCGCCGCCCTGGTGACCCTGGCCCAGCCCCTGCCCGACGAGACTCCGGACGGCGTGCCCCTGCGGCTGCTCGTGGTGCTCGTGGACGGGGAGCAGCGCACGCACCGGCTCATGCGGCTGGCCCACGTGGCGCGGCTGGCCAGCCATGGCCTGGCCGCGCGCCTCTCCGACGCGGAGCAGCCCGCCCAGGTGCAGACGCGCCTCGCGGAGCTGGAGTCCCTGCGCTGA
- a CDS encoding PAS domain-containing sensor histidine kinase — MERLLTVLSHGYLAMNDLTGMVGDWLVHPPWPRARARAKPERSPSREPSTSHAGGQRASVLELLVEQSGDAIMMADERGLMRIFNAEAERQHGVSRREVHARDWTDTFGLLSLDGRPLLLEELPLYRALRGEHVRNARWMVRRPDGTLRILSGTAFPLYHPDGSSAGAVLTARDETERLEMERRCAESLERLRRAAEFRERFLGIVGHDLRNPLGAIDLSARVLDRSGHLDESEHRMVGRIRASTERMARMIGELLDFTRGRLGGGMPVQPRVADLAAICREAVEEARMSMPGARVCLRVRGHGAGEWDAGRLSQVISNLVSNAVHYSPEGKPVRVTLRGESVEDVVLTVHNHGPPIPAELLPVLFEPFRRGPGTGPSNRDGLGLGLYIVRQIVLAHGGQLDVSSSADKGTTFTVRLPRIHPHLPPPPLG, encoded by the coding sequence ATGGAACGGCTGCTCACCGTGCTCTCCCATGGCTACCTGGCGATGAACGACCTCACCGGGATGGTGGGCGACTGGCTCGTCCACCCGCCCTGGCCGCGGGCACGGGCCCGCGCGAAGCCGGAGCGCTCGCCCTCCCGCGAGCCCTCCACGTCCCACGCCGGGGGGCAGCGGGCGTCGGTGCTGGAGCTGCTCGTGGAGCAGAGTGGGGACGCCATCATGATGGCGGACGAGCGGGGGCTCATGCGCATCTTCAACGCGGAGGCCGAGCGCCAGCATGGCGTGTCGCGCCGGGAGGTGCACGCCCGGGACTGGACGGACACCTTCGGCCTGCTCTCCCTGGACGGCCGTCCCCTGCTCCTGGAGGAGCTGCCGCTCTACCGCGCCCTCCGGGGCGAGCACGTGAGGAACGCGCGCTGGATGGTGCGCCGCCCGGATGGCACCCTGCGCATCCTCAGCGGCACCGCCTTTCCCCTGTACCACCCGGATGGCTCGTCCGCGGGCGCCGTGCTCACCGCGCGCGACGAGACCGAGCGCCTGGAGATGGAGCGCCGATGCGCCGAGTCGCTCGAGCGGCTGCGCCGGGCCGCCGAGTTCCGCGAGCGCTTCCTCGGCATCGTCGGGCACGACCTGCGCAACCCCCTGGGCGCCATCGACCTGTCGGCCCGCGTGCTCGACCGCTCCGGCCACCTGGACGAGAGCGAGCACCGCATGGTGGGACGCATCCGCGCCAGCACCGAGCGGATGGCGCGGATGATCGGCGAGTTGCTCGACTTCACCCGCGGCCGGCTGGGCGGCGGCATGCCCGTGCAGCCGCGGGTGGCGGACCTCGCCGCCATCTGCCGCGAGGCGGTGGAAGAGGCGCGCATGTCCATGCCCGGCGCGCGCGTGTGCCTGCGCGTGCGCGGGCACGGCGCGGGCGAGTGGGACGCGGGACGGCTCAGCCAGGTCATCTCCAACCTGGTGAGCAACGCCGTCCACTACAGCCCCGAGGGCAAGCCCGTGCGCGTCACCCTGCGAGGCGAGAGCGTGGAGGACGTGGTGCTCACCGTCCACAACCATGGGCCCCCCATTCCCGCGGAGCTCTTGCCCGTGCTCTTCGAGCCCTTCCGCCGCGGCCCCGGCACCGGGCCCTCCAACCGGGATGGGCTCGGGCTCGGGCTCTACATCGTGCGGCAGATCGTGCTCGCCCACGGTGGCCAACTGGACGTGAGCTCCAGCGCGGACAAGGGAACCACGTTCACCGTCCGGCTGCCCCGCATCCATCCTCACCTGCCCCCACCTCCCCTGGGTTGA
- a CDS encoding CheR family methyltransferase, with the protein MSDSTPPWRHWGYTAVLEFVAARAGLLTPSCLAAALEGIDRAMARAGLAEDFTAYLPRLETDRAALDDLLVELTVGETYFFRNPEHFDFLRQEVLPDLRQHRGEGHVVRGWSAGCSSGEEPYSLAVLLMKEGHERMEVLGTDVSRAALARCEEASYGEWSLRGPWTEHMRPYLHPEGKRYRLAPEVRSHVRFGYLNLAEDSWPSTTQGVWGMDIIFCRNVLIYFNRPTIEGVARRLHATLADGGFLITGPSDPALNGLAPFETIVTEWGIVYHRPDATRPTRLRSFRHTPLQVVPPSSDFPPPPPPAAALPPLPEPAPAPPPLPEPPPPAPLPPPAPPPAASVGGLDEARQALARGDWREAARLAAAVANDVEAAGVAIRALANFDAPAALRACAEASERHPLAVEPRYLESLVLLGQGKLRESERAARQALYLEPGLAVAHLMLGHILRRQGELEGARRAFSTAAGLCAALPPEQPVPLADGERADRLLRVAREELQRLGDSQEKS; encoded by the coding sequence GTGAGCGACTCCACGCCCCCCTGGCGGCATTGGGGCTACACCGCGGTGCTCGAGTTCGTCGCCGCGCGCGCCGGCCTGCTCACGCCCAGTTGCCTCGCGGCCGCCCTGGAGGGCATCGACCGGGCCATGGCCCGCGCGGGACTCGCCGAGGACTTCACCGCCTACCTGCCCCGGCTGGAGACGGACCGCGCCGCCCTGGATGATCTCCTCGTCGAGCTGACCGTGGGGGAGACGTACTTCTTCCGCAACCCCGAGCACTTCGACTTCCTGCGCCAGGAGGTGCTGCCGGACCTGCGCCAGCACCGGGGCGAGGGGCACGTGGTGCGCGGGTGGAGCGCGGGCTGTTCCTCGGGCGAGGAGCCCTACTCGCTGGCGGTGCTCCTGATGAAGGAGGGCCACGAGCGCATGGAGGTGCTGGGCACGGACGTGTCGCGCGCGGCGCTCGCGCGCTGCGAGGAGGCGAGCTACGGCGAGTGGTCCCTGCGCGGCCCGTGGACCGAGCACATGCGGCCCTACCTGCACCCGGAAGGCAAGCGCTACCGGCTCGCCCCCGAGGTGCGCTCCCACGTGCGCTTCGGCTACCTCAACCTCGCCGAGGACTCCTGGCCCTCCACCACCCAGGGCGTGTGGGGCATGGACATCATCTTCTGCCGCAACGTCCTCATCTACTTCAACCGCCCCACCATCGAGGGCGTGGCCCGGCGGCTCCATGCCACGCTCGCCGACGGCGGCTTCCTCATCACCGGCCCCTCGGATCCCGCGCTCAACGGGCTCGCCCCCTTCGAGACGATCGTCACCGAGTGGGGCATCGTCTACCACCGCCCGGACGCGACCCGGCCCACCCGGCTGCGCTCCTTCCGCCACACCCCGCTCCAGGTGGTGCCGCCCTCGTCCGACTTCCCTCCTCCCCCACCTCCCGCCGCGGCCCTTCCCCCGCTGCCCGAGCCGGCCCCCGCGCCACCTCCTCTTCCCGAGCCGCCCCCGCCCGCCCCGCTCCCTCCGCCCGCGCCGCCGCCCGCGGCCTCCGTGGGGGGCCTGGACGAGGCCCGACAGGCGCTGGCCCGGGGTGATTGGCGCGAGGCGGCGCGACTGGCCGCGGCGGTGGCGAACGACGTGGAGGCCGCGGGGGTGGCGATCCGCGCCCTGGCCAACTTCGACGCGCCGGCCGCCCTGCGCGCCTGTGCCGAGGCGAGCGAGCGCCACCCGCTGGCCGTGGAGCCGCGCTACCTCGAGTCCCTGGTGCTGCTGGGCCAGGGAAAGCTGCGCGAGTCCGAGCGCGCCGCGCGCCAGGCGCTCTACCTGGAGCCGGGCCTGGCGGTGGCGCACCTCATGCTGGGCCACATCCTGCGGCGCCAGGGCGAGCTGGAGGGAGCGCGGCGCGCCTTCTCCACCGCCGCCGGCCTGTGCGCGGCGCTGCCTCCCGAGCAGCCCGTGCCCCTGGCCGACGGCGAGCGCGCCGACCGGCTCCTGCGCGTGGCACGTGAGGAGCTCCAGCGGCTGGGTGACTCCCAGGAGAAGAGCTGA
- a CDS encoding chemotaxis protein CheW, producing the protein MASPPAREILLFTLESQRYALPLEDVRELVRAVRLTPLPRAPSIVEGLFSLRGELVPVLDMRRRFRLPARRLLPSDHFIITQAGPRVMALRVDRAEGMQPLEPEALDTTPRELPGVGYVAGVVKLPDGLVLLHDLRTFLSEAEALELEEALTSEGATR; encoded by the coding sequence ATGGCGTCGCCCCCCGCTCGCGAAATCCTACTCTTCACGCTGGAGTCGCAGCGCTACGCACTGCCCCTGGAGGACGTGCGCGAGCTGGTCCGAGCCGTCCGCCTCACCCCCCTGCCCCGGGCCCCCTCCATCGTGGAGGGCCTGTTCAGCCTGCGCGGAGAGCTCGTCCCCGTGCTGGACATGCGCCGCCGCTTCCGATTGCCCGCCCGCCGCCTGCTGCCCTCCGACCACTTCATCATCACCCAAGCGGGGCCCCGCGTCATGGCACTGCGCGTCGATCGCGCCGAGGGCATGCAACCCCTGGAGCCGGAAGCCCTGGACACGACGCCCCGGGAGCTGCCCGGCGTGGGCTACGTGGCCGGGGTGGTGAAGCTGCCCGACGGGCTCGTGCTCCTGCATGACCTGCGCACCTTCCTGTCGGAAGCGGAGGCGCTCGAGCTGGAGGAGGCCCTCACCTCGGAGGGTGCCACACGGTGA